A genomic segment from Modestobacter roseus encodes:
- a CDS encoding phospholipid carrier-dependent glycosyltransferase — protein sequence MLLAAPAAEQSPAGGASGRRPLWVWALPLTLLLLGAALRFWALGDPGRLYFDEKYYAQDARDYVTRGVEEGRPAHPPLGKWVIALGIQVFGWTPFGWRVGVALAGSLTVLLTYLTGRRLFRHPAWAALAALLVALDGLALTSSRIAMLDAVLALFVVLAVWLVLVDRDARRAGGGAGEPLRSSFMGSRYRWLAGLALGLAVATKWSGLLAIGAAALLVLGTELAGRREGIGRATRRGLAVTAGGVLAFLLVPAAVYVASFTGWFVNYADSHAGVQACEAGECDTSFGQRVDTWVDTQVDLVGFHQRLEATHPYRSDPQGWPWLERPVLVYLERCLSPEDVDEGCAVPAGTDARIVMLGSPALWWPALLAAPVLLWRSVVRRDGAAATIGVTLLALWLPWFAAGKPGYSFYLVPAVPFLALALVRAVQVSRWPRLLGGGVLALNLAAFVFFAPIWLGLPLTPDSLDLRYWLDSWR from the coding sequence GTGCTCCTCGCCGCTCCAGCGGCTGAACAGTCCCCAGCGGGCGGCGCCTCCGGGCGCCGCCCGCTGTGGGTCTGGGCACTGCCCCTGACGCTCCTCCTGCTGGGCGCCGCGCTCCGCTTCTGGGCCCTGGGCGACCCCGGCCGGCTCTACTTCGACGAGAAGTACTACGCCCAGGACGCCCGCGACTACGTGACCCGCGGCGTCGAGGAGGGCCGGCCGGCCCACCCGCCACTGGGCAAGTGGGTCATCGCCCTGGGCATCCAGGTCTTCGGCTGGACCCCGTTCGGCTGGCGGGTCGGCGTCGCGCTGGCCGGGTCGCTGACGGTGCTCCTCACCTACCTCACCGGACGCCGGCTGTTCCGACACCCCGCCTGGGCCGCGCTCGCCGCCCTCCTCGTGGCGCTGGACGGGCTCGCGCTGACCAGCAGCCGGATCGCCATGCTGGACGCCGTCCTCGCACTGTTCGTCGTGCTGGCGGTCTGGCTCGTGCTCGTCGACCGGGACGCCCGTCGCGCCGGGGGCGGGGCCGGGGAGCCGCTGCGCAGCTCCTTCATGGGCTCCCGGTACCGCTGGCTGGCCGGCCTGGCCCTGGGACTCGCCGTGGCGACCAAGTGGTCCGGGCTGCTGGCCATCGGCGCCGCCGCGCTGCTGGTGCTCGGCACCGAGCTCGCCGGCCGCCGCGAGGGGATCGGCCGGGCGACCCGCCGCGGCCTGGCCGTGACCGCCGGCGGGGTGCTGGCCTTCCTGCTCGTGCCCGCGGCCGTCTACGTCGCCAGCTTCACCGGCTGGTTCGTCAACTACGCCGACAGCCACGCCGGCGTCCAGGCCTGCGAGGCCGGGGAGTGCGACACGTCGTTCGGCCAGCGGGTGGACACCTGGGTCGACACCCAGGTCGACCTGGTCGGCTTCCACCAGCGCCTCGAGGCCACCCACCCCTACCGGTCGGACCCGCAGGGCTGGCCCTGGCTCGAACGCCCGGTGCTGGTCTACCTGGAGCGCTGCCTGAGCCCCGAGGACGTCGACGAGGGGTGCGCCGTGCCCGCCGGCACCGACGCCCGCATCGTGATGCTCGGCAGCCCTGCGCTGTGGTGGCCGGCCCTGCTCGCCGCGCCGGTGCTGCTCTGGCGGTCGGTCGTCCGGCGGGACGGCGCGGCGGCCACGATCGGGGTGACCCTGCTGGCGCTGTGGCTGCCCTGGTTCGCCGCGGGCAAGCCCGGCTACTCCTTCTACCTCGTGCCCGCGGTGCCCTTCCTCGCCCTGGCGCTGGTCCGCGCCGTGCAGGTCAGCCGGTGGCCGCGGCTGCTGGGTGGCGGGGTGCTCGCCCTGAACCTCGCCGCCTTCGTCTTCTTCGCCCCGATCTGGCTCGGCCTCCCCCTCACCCCGGACTCCCTCGACCTGCGCTACTGGCTGGACTCCTGGCGGTGA
- a CDS encoding RecQ family ATP-dependent DNA helicase, which yields MTVTEQHNPVGRDASARTRRIRQTAREVLGFTEFRPGQEEAMKAVAAGRDTLAVLPSGAGKSAVYTVLGALLEGPVLIVSPLIALQRDQVQRLTELGEEAVGQAAVLNSGLSGSDQQAVLDGLRDGTVRFCFLAPEQLAKPEVVDTIREAGPALFVVDEAHCVSAWGHDFRPDYLRLGGVVEQLGHPTVLALTATAAPPVRTEILERLEMRDPEVVVAGFDRPEIRLEVEQHPDAHGKHAAVLDRVSELSERGSGILYSATRRSTEEFAQALAGRGLRARAYHAGLRKAEREEVQREFMADELDVVVATTAFGMGIDKPGTRFVVHAEPADSVDSYYQEIGRAGRDGEPAVAVLVYRQEDLGIRRFFAAGAPAEEELQQVAGLVRAGVQAGMDGVDVRSLREETGRAATPLVRDLNLLEQAGAVVLDDEGTASPAPDAPPPGAAAAAARELAEHHVRVDESRIEMMRGYAETTGCRRQFLLGYFGEQLDEPCGNCDNCSAGLSTGQHTADADHPFPVDAAVEHAEWGPGVVMRHEDDRVVVLFEAVGYKTLALQAVLDHDLLRVRTGG from the coding sequence GTGACCGTGACCGAGCAGCACAATCCGGTTGGCCGCGATGCTTCTGCGCGCACCCGGCGCATCCGGCAGACCGCCCGGGAGGTGCTCGGGTTCACGGAGTTCCGCCCCGGCCAGGAGGAGGCGATGAAGGCCGTCGCCGCCGGCCGGGACACCCTGGCGGTGCTGCCCAGCGGAGCCGGCAAGTCGGCGGTCTACACGGTGCTGGGCGCGCTGCTCGAGGGGCCGGTGCTGATCGTCTCGCCGCTCATCGCGCTGCAGCGGGACCAGGTCCAGCGGCTGACGGAGCTGGGCGAGGAGGCCGTCGGCCAGGCCGCCGTGCTGAACTCCGGCCTCTCCGGCAGCGACCAGCAGGCGGTGCTCGACGGGCTCCGTGACGGGACCGTCCGCTTCTGCTTCCTCGCGCCGGAACAGCTGGCCAAGCCCGAGGTCGTCGACACCATCCGCGAGGCCGGGCCCGCGCTGTTCGTCGTCGACGAGGCGCACTGCGTCTCCGCCTGGGGCCACGACTTCCGCCCCGACTACCTGCGCCTGGGCGGCGTGGTCGAGCAGCTCGGCCACCCGACCGTGCTGGCCCTCACCGCCACCGCCGCACCCCCGGTGCGCACCGAGATCCTGGAACGGCTGGAGATGCGCGACCCGGAGGTCGTCGTCGCCGGGTTCGACCGGCCGGAGATCCGCCTCGAGGTCGAGCAGCACCCCGACGCGCACGGCAAGCACGCCGCGGTCCTCGACCGGGTCAGCGAGCTGAGCGAGCGGGGCAGCGGGATCCTCTACAGCGCCACCCGCCGCTCGACCGAGGAGTTCGCGCAGGCACTCGCCGGGCGGGGGCTGCGGGCCCGCGCCTACCACGCCGGGCTGAGGAAGGCCGAGCGCGAGGAGGTCCAGCGCGAGTTCATGGCCGACGAGCTGGACGTCGTCGTCGCCACCACCGCCTTCGGGATGGGCATCGACAAGCCCGGCACCCGGTTCGTGGTGCACGCGGAGCCCGCGGACTCCGTCGACAGCTACTACCAGGAGATCGGCCGCGCCGGCCGTGACGGCGAGCCCGCGGTCGCGGTGCTGGTCTACCGGCAGGAGGACCTCGGCATCCGCAGGTTCTTCGCCGCCGGCGCCCCCGCCGAGGAGGAGCTGCAGCAGGTGGCCGGGCTGGTCCGCGCCGGCGTGCAGGCCGGCATGGACGGCGTCGACGTGCGGTCGCTGCGCGAGGAGACCGGCCGGGCCGCGACGCCGCTGGTACGCGACCTCAACCTGCTGGAGCAGGCCGGTGCGGTGGTGCTGGACGACGAGGGGACGGCCTCCCCCGCCCCCGACGCACCGCCCCCGGGCGCGGCCGCCGCGGCCGCCCGCGAGCTCGCCGAGCACCACGTCCGGGTCGACGAGAGCCGGATCGAGATGATGCGCGGCTACGCCGAGACCACCGGGTGCCGGCGCCAGTTCCTGCTCGGCTACTTCGGTGAGCAGCTCGACGAGCCGTGCGGCAACTGCGACAACTGCAGCGCCGGGCTGTCCACCGGGCAGCACACCGCCGACGCCGACCACCCCTTCCCGGTGGACGCGGCGGTGGAGCACGCCGAGTGGGGCCCGGGCGTGGTCATGCGGCACGAGGACGACCGGGTGGTCGTGCTCTTCGAGGCGGTCGGCTACAAGACCCTCGCCCTGCAGGCCGTGCTGGACCACGACCTGCTCCGCGTCCGCACGGGCGGGTGA
- a CDS encoding carbamoyltransferase family protein: MKVLGINAIYHDPAAALVVDGKVVAAAEEERFSRRKHGKRPLPWSAWEQPELAAAWCLAEAGIRPEELDAVAYSFDPALMGTPEESGLDDPGDVMRKQYAEMAPEFLAHALPGLDPAKVRFVKHHVAHAASAGKAAPQRDNAVLVLDGRGEAHSHLAGRYVDGQLEVLAGQALPHSLGLMYEDLTAHLGFLRSSDEFKVMAMASYGKPRFLGELSELIRATDDGGFRTEAIDFAEFAPRLGKGEQWTADHADLAASVQTRLEEVLVDLARWVHEQTGEKTLTLAGGTALNCVANTRILAESPFEEVWVQPAAGDAGTALGAALHVAAELGETTEPMPGAALGRGWSDDEIEQWLVTAAIDYERPHDVAETVAEVLADNGIVAWFQGRSEYGPRALGHRSLLAHPGFEANLERMNDVKGREQFRPVAPMVLLERAPEIFSRGPIPSPYMLFVHDVAPEWKDRIPTVTHVDGTARIQTIDPATEPLVHRMISAFERRTGVPVVVNTSLNTAGRPMVDDPRDALECFGSAPVDLLAIGPFVVRRPKATARPA, encoded by the coding sequence GTGAAGGTCCTGGGCATCAACGCCATCTACCACGACCCGGCGGCGGCCCTGGTCGTCGACGGGAAGGTCGTGGCCGCGGCCGAGGAGGAGCGCTTCAGCCGGCGCAAGCACGGCAAGCGCCCGCTGCCGTGGAGCGCCTGGGAGCAGCCGGAGCTGGCCGCGGCCTGGTGCCTGGCGGAGGCCGGCATCCGGCCCGAGGAGCTCGACGCGGTCGCCTACTCCTTCGACCCGGCGCTGATGGGCACCCCGGAGGAGTCCGGGCTGGACGACCCCGGCGACGTGATGCGCAAGCAGTACGCGGAGATGGCGCCGGAGTTCCTGGCCCACGCGCTGCCCGGGCTGGACCCGGCGAAGGTCCGCTTCGTCAAGCACCACGTCGCGCACGCCGCCTCGGCCGGCAAGGCCGCCCCGCAGCGGGACAACGCGGTGCTGGTGCTCGACGGTCGCGGGGAGGCGCACAGCCACCTCGCCGGCCGTTACGTCGACGGGCAGCTCGAGGTGCTCGCCGGCCAGGCGCTGCCGCACTCGCTCGGCCTGATGTACGAGGACCTCACCGCCCACCTGGGCTTCCTGCGGAGCTCCGACGAGTTCAAGGTCATGGCGATGGCGTCCTACGGCAAGCCGCGCTTCCTCGGTGAGCTGTCGGAGCTGATCCGGGCCACCGACGACGGCGGCTTCCGCACCGAGGCGATCGACTTCGCCGAGTTCGCCCCCCGGCTGGGCAAGGGCGAGCAGTGGACCGCCGACCACGCCGACCTCGCCGCCAGCGTGCAGACGCGGCTGGAGGAGGTGCTGGTCGACCTGGCCCGCTGGGTGCACGAGCAGACCGGCGAGAAGACCCTCACCCTGGCCGGCGGCACCGCGCTGAACTGCGTCGCCAACACCCGCATCCTCGCCGAGAGCCCGTTCGAGGAGGTGTGGGTGCAGCCGGCCGCGGGCGACGCCGGCACCGCCCTGGGCGCCGCGCTGCACGTCGCCGCCGAGCTGGGCGAGACCACCGAGCCGATGCCGGGGGCGGCGCTGGGCCGCGGCTGGAGCGACGACGAGATCGAGCAGTGGCTCGTCACCGCGGCGATCGACTACGAGCGCCCGCACGACGTCGCCGAGACGGTCGCCGAGGTGCTGGCCGACAACGGCATCGTCGCCTGGTTCCAGGGCCGCAGCGAGTACGGCCCGCGCGCGCTGGGCCACCGGTCGCTGCTCGCCCACCCCGGCTTCGAGGCGAACCTGGAGCGGATGAACGACGTCAAGGGCCGCGAGCAGTTCCGCCCGGTGGCGCCGATGGTGCTGCTGGAGAGGGCGCCGGAGATCTTCAGCCGCGGCCCGATCCCGTCGCCGTACATGCTCTTCGTGCACGACGTCGCCCCGGAGTGGAAGGACCGCATCCCCACCGTCACCCACGTCGACGGCACGGCGCGGATCCAGACCATCGACCCGGCCACCGAGCCGCTGGTGCACCGGATGATCTCCGCCTTCGAGCGGCGCACCGGCGTCCCGGTGGTGGTGAACACCAGCCTGAACACCGCCGGGCGGCCGATGGTCGACGACCCGCGCGACGCCCTGGAGTGCTTCGGCTCGGCCCCGGTCGACCTGCTGGCCATCGGCCCGTTCGTCGTCCGTCGACCGAAGGCCACCGCCCGACCGGCCTGA
- a CDS encoding DUF4383 domain-containing protein produces MTTADQHGAGRRGMTWPQMLALAIGVVYTLVGIVGFFITGFDDFAEHTDETILGFGINPLHNIVHLVIGLAGIALSRKLGTARTYGWLLAVGYGAAFVYGLFAAGETDSLNFLSINWADNWLHLASVLAGLAIALGPVKDATTRGRDESLRTR; encoded by the coding sequence ATGACCACAGCAGACCAGCACGGCGCCGGCCGCCGAGGCATGACCTGGCCGCAGATGCTCGCCCTGGCGATCGGCGTGGTCTACACGCTCGTCGGCATCGTCGGCTTCTTCATCACCGGGTTCGACGACTTCGCCGAGCACACCGACGAGACGATCCTCGGCTTCGGCATCAACCCGCTGCACAACATCGTGCACCTGGTGATCGGCCTGGCCGGCATCGCCCTGTCCCGGAAGCTGGGCACCGCCCGCACGTACGGCTGGCTGCTGGCCGTCGGCTACGGGGCGGCCTTCGTCTACGGCCTGTTCGCCGCCGGCGAGACCGACTCGCTGAACTTCCTCAGCATCAACTGGGCCGACAACTGGCTGCACCTGGCCAGCGTGCTCGCCGGCCTGGCCATCGCGCTGGGCCCGGTGAAGGACGCGACCACCCGCGGGCGCGACGAGTCGCTGCGCACTCGCTGA
- a CDS encoding acyl-CoA dehydrogenase family protein translates to MDFSLSARAEDVTGRMWDFMRERVFPAEPVYDAWRAARGHDDHGHPPVLEELKAEARARGLWNLFSPEHSGLSNLEYASVAEVTGWSPVIAPEATNCGAPDTGNMETLMLFGTPEQQERWLAPLLAGEIRSGFAMTEPDVASSDARNIQTSIVRDGDEYVVNGRKWWTSGAADERCQVFIVMGKTDPDGEPHRQQSMVLVPRDTPGLEIVRHLPVFGYQDQHGHSELRFTDVRVPAANLLAGEGDGFMIAQARLGPGRIHHCMRALGMAERALMLMVERAKARVAFGRPLAEQGTVRELIARSRIEIDSARLLVLKTADLIDRHGAKGARTEIAAIKVAAPQVACDVIDRAIQVHGGAGVSNDTVLARFYASARTLRIVDGPDAVHVRSVAREELARERPWHG, encoded by the coding sequence ATGGACTTCAGCCTCTCCGCCCGGGCCGAGGACGTCACCGGCCGGATGTGGGACTTCATGCGGGAGCGGGTGTTCCCCGCGGAGCCGGTGTACGACGCCTGGCGGGCCGCCCGCGGCCACGACGACCACGGCCACCCGCCGGTGCTCGAGGAGCTCAAGGCCGAGGCTCGCGCCCGCGGGCTGTGGAACCTCTTCTCCCCCGAGCACTCCGGGCTGTCCAACCTGGAGTACGCCAGCGTCGCCGAGGTGACCGGGTGGTCGCCGGTGATCGCGCCCGAGGCGACCAACTGCGGCGCGCCGGACACCGGCAACATGGAGACCCTGATGCTCTTCGGGACGCCGGAGCAGCAGGAGCGCTGGCTGGCGCCGCTGCTGGCCGGGGAGATCCGGTCCGGGTTCGCGATGACCGAACCCGACGTCGCCAGCTCCGACGCCCGCAACATCCAGACCTCGATCGTCCGCGACGGCGACGAGTACGTGGTCAACGGACGCAAGTGGTGGACCTCCGGCGCCGCCGACGAGCGCTGCCAGGTGTTCATCGTGATGGGCAAGACCGACCCCGACGGCGAGCCGCACCGCCAGCAGTCGATGGTGCTGGTGCCCCGGGACACCCCCGGCCTGGAGATCGTCCGGCACCTGCCGGTCTTCGGCTACCAGGACCAGCACGGGCACTCGGAGCTGCGGTTCACCGACGTCCGGGTGCCGGCGGCGAACCTGCTGGCCGGGGAGGGTGACGGCTTCATGATCGCCCAGGCCCGGCTGGGCCCCGGTCGCATCCACCACTGCATGCGCGCGCTGGGCATGGCCGAGCGGGCCCTGATGCTCATGGTCGAGCGCGCCAAGGCCCGGGTCGCCTTCGGCCGGCCGCTGGCCGAGCAGGGCACCGTGCGTGAGCTGATCGCCCGCTCGCGGATCGAGATCGACTCCGCCCGGCTGCTCGTGCTCAAGACCGCCGACCTCATCGACCGGCACGGGGCGAAGGGCGCGCGCACCGAGATCGCCGCGATCAAGGTGGCCGCGCCGCAGGTGGCCTGCGACGTGATCGACCGGGCGATCCAGGTGCACGGGGGCGCCGGGGTCAGCAACGACACGGTGCTGGCCCGCTTCTACGCCAGCGCCCGCACACTGCGGATCGTCGACGGGCCCGATGCGGTGCACGTCCGCTCGGTGGCCCGCGAGGAGTTGGCGCGCGAGCGCCCCTGGCACGGCTGA
- a CDS encoding ABC transporter ATP-binding protein, with the protein MTEVITVSGLVKTFGRTRALDGLDLTVRAGEVHGFLGPNGAGKSTAIRVLLGLLRADSGDVRLLGGDPWRDAVALHRRLAYVPGDVLLWPSLSGGEVIDLLGRLRGGLDGRRRAELLDRFDLDPRKKARTYSKGNRQKVALVAALASDAELLLLDEPTSGLDPLMEATFQSCIQEIRAEGRTVLLSSHVLAEAEALCDRVSIIRAGRVVESGTLAELRHLTRTSVTAETVRPVAALEGLAGVHDLVHRDGRVAFDVDGDALDAAVRCLSEAGLRTLTSSPPTLEELFLRHYDDELPRIEHPAEEAAR; encoded by the coding sequence ATGACCGAGGTGATCACGGTGTCCGGGCTGGTGAAGACGTTCGGCCGCACCCGGGCGCTGGACGGGCTGGACCTCACCGTGCGCGCCGGGGAGGTGCACGGCTTCCTCGGGCCCAACGGCGCCGGGAAGTCCACCGCCATCCGGGTGCTGCTCGGGCTGCTGCGGGCCGACTCCGGCGACGTCCGCCTGCTGGGCGGGGATCCCTGGCGCGACGCCGTCGCCCTGCACCGCCGGCTGGCCTACGTGCCCGGCGACGTCCTGCTGTGGCCCTCCCTCAGCGGTGGCGAGGTGATCGACCTCCTCGGCCGGCTGCGTGGCGGCCTGGACGGCCGCCGCCGCGCCGAGCTGCTGGACCGTTTCGACCTGGACCCGCGCAAGAAGGCGCGCACCTACTCCAAGGGCAACCGGCAGAAGGTCGCGCTGGTCGCCGCGCTCGCCTCCGACGCCGAGCTGCTGCTGCTCGACGAACCGACGTCCGGCCTGGACCCGCTCATGGAGGCGACCTTCCAGAGCTGCATCCAGGAGATCCGGGCGGAGGGCCGCACCGTCCTGCTGAGCAGCCACGTCCTCGCCGAGGCCGAGGCGCTGTGCGACCGGGTGAGCATCATCCGCGCCGGCCGGGTGGTGGAGAGCGGGACGCTCGCGGAGCTGCGGCACCTGACCCGCACCTCCGTCACCGCCGAGACCGTCCGCCCGGTCGCGGCGCTCGAGGGGCTGGCCGGGGTCCACGACCTGGTCCACCGGGACGGCCGGGTGGCCTTCGACGTCGACGGCGACGCCCTGGACGCGGCCGTGCGCTGCCTCAGCGAGGCGGGGCTGCGGACGCTGACCAGCAGCCCGCCGACCCTGGAGGAGCTGTTCCTCCGCCACTACGACGACGAGCTGCCCCGGATCGAGCACCCCGCCGAGGAGGCGGCCCGGTGA
- a CDS encoding ABC transporter permease, whose translation MSAARAGAGTGTLLRFALRRDRVRLPVWALLGALLVAVQTSASQSTYDTPESLVTYRATVGSNAASIALSGPPVGLDTVAGTVAFEMATPLALVAVLMVMFTVVRHTRADEEAGRTELVRSARVGRHAPLFAATGTAGAASVALGAAVTTGAVSTGLPAGGAVLLGASVAGTGLVFTGVTAVLAQVSGGARGVYGLVGAVLGLAVVLRAVGDVEGNGLSWASPIGWAQATHPWSDDRWWPLLVCLAAVGALVLTARQLVDHRDLGAGLVAPGPARATAPRSLRSPLGLAWRLHRGALLGWAVGVSLLGAVYGLLAESVETLLADNPEAAQFLPDGSPGGLVDAYLSVTVTVNALLATAYGVSAAIRARTEEAAGRAEPVLATATGRMGWLGSHVLVALAGTALLLVLIGLATGAARATATGDAAELSRLAGAALGYAPAVWLVTGVAVALAGVLPAAATAAAWSAFGLVAVLTVFGDSFDLPAWLVELSPLARTPAMPTEPWSTPPVLVLAVVAAALITVGLVGFRRRDLTTA comes from the coding sequence GTGAGCGCCGCCCGCGCCGGGGCCGGCACGGGCACCCTGCTGCGGTTCGCGCTGCGCCGGGACCGGGTCCGGCTGCCGGTGTGGGCGCTGCTGGGGGCGCTGCTGGTGGCCGTGCAGACCTCGGCCAGCCAGTCGACCTACGACACGCCGGAGTCCCTGGTCACCTACCGCGCGACCGTGGGCAGCAACGCGGCGAGCATCGCCCTGTCCGGCCCCCCGGTCGGGCTGGACACGGTCGCCGGGACGGTGGCCTTCGAGATGGCCACCCCGCTGGCGCTGGTGGCCGTGCTGATGGTGATGTTCACCGTCGTCCGGCACACCCGCGCCGACGAGGAGGCCGGGCGCACCGAGCTGGTCCGGTCGGCCCGGGTGGGCCGGCACGCGCCGCTGTTCGCCGCCACGGGCACCGCGGGCGCCGCCTCGGTGGCGCTGGGCGCGGCGGTGACCACCGGCGCCGTCAGCACGGGGCTGCCGGCCGGCGGGGCGGTGCTGCTGGGCGCCTCGGTGGCCGGCACCGGCCTGGTGTTCACCGGGGTGACCGCCGTGCTGGCCCAGGTGAGCGGAGGCGCCCGCGGCGTGTACGGGCTGGTCGGTGCGGTGCTCGGGCTGGCGGTCGTGCTGCGCGCGGTCGGGGACGTCGAGGGCAACGGGCTGAGCTGGGCGTCCCCGATCGGCTGGGCCCAGGCCACGCACCCGTGGTCGGACGACCGCTGGTGGCCGCTGCTGGTGTGCCTGGCCGCCGTGGGCGCACTGGTGCTGACCGCCCGGCAGCTGGTCGACCACCGCGACCTCGGCGCCGGACTGGTCGCGCCCGGGCCCGCCCGGGCCACCGCGCCGCGCAGCCTGCGGTCCCCCCTCGGGCTGGCCTGGCGGCTGCACCGCGGTGCGCTGCTCGGCTGGGCGGTGGGGGTGTCGCTGCTCGGAGCGGTCTACGGCCTGCTGGCCGAGTCGGTGGAGACGCTGCTGGCCGACAACCCCGAGGCGGCCCAGTTCCTGCCGGACGGGTCCCCCGGCGGCCTGGTGGACGCCTACCTGAGCGTGACGGTGACCGTGAACGCGCTGCTGGCCACCGCGTACGGGGTCAGCGCCGCGATCCGCGCCCGCACCGAGGAGGCCGCCGGCCGCGCCGAGCCGGTGCTCGCGACCGCGACCGGGCGGATGGGCTGGCTGGGCAGCCACGTCCTCGTCGCCCTCGCCGGGACGGCGCTGCTCCTCGTGCTCATCGGGCTCGCCACGGGCGCGGCACGGGCCACCGCCACCGGCGACGCCGCCGAGCTCAGCCGGCTCGCCGGCGCGGCGCTGGGCTACGCGCCCGCGGTCTGGCTGGTCACCGGGGTCGCGGTCGCGCTCGCCGGCGTGCTCCCCGCCGCCGCCACCGCCGCCGCGTGGTCGGCGTTCGGCCTGGTGGCCGTGCTCACCGTCTTCGGCGACTCCTTCGACCTGCCGGCGTGGCTGGTCGAGCTGTCCCCGCTGGCCCGGACGCCGGCGATGCCCACCGAGCCGTGGTCGACGCCGCCGGTGCTGGTCCTGGCGGTCGTCGCCGCCGCGCTGATCACCGTGGGCCTGGTGGGCTTCCGGCGTCGTGACCTGACCACCGCCTGA
- a CDS encoding LCP family protein, whose protein sequence is MSDDPTGPDQPPGRARGGARALHRRPRHAPRDFGPALGLTVLGAVLPGTAFLAAGRRRLGAAVLVVFGLLMAGLVWLGLGGWRDAIMVAVDSTALTWLVVGVVALAVAWALMVVAGYLVLRPSRLRAWQQALGAGVVLALCAGIAWPASQAVGAVLAQRDLVDTVFADRESATVTDPVDDAHPFGDREEVNILLLGGDGGDGRDGVRTDTVIVANIQTGTGETTLFSLPRNLQELPFPEDSPLHEVWPDGFDVGSESESLLNAVYRNGPAWYPDILGPTDDLGADMLKLGVGEALGLQIDYFVLVNLEGFSRLVDALGGIDVNVNYWVPVNGIVGEELPDDYIAPGPDQHLDGPRALDFARGRYGLSDYQRMDRQRCVIDAIVEAADPVTLLSRYRELAATTQDIVSTDIPQSLLDDVVDLAFLVQDTEIRSVVFDDTVITPAYPDYDRIRSLVQQALDPAPGGDAGDGAPADGAAASTTPPAPATGSAAPSSSAASTTPGDPAAEVADACAYDPVQAQEARAEGKPPTKRG, encoded by the coding sequence GTGAGCGACGACCCGACGGGCCCGGACCAGCCACCTGGCCGCGCCCGGGGCGGGGCGCGTGCCCTGCACCGCCGCCCCCGGCACGCACCCCGCGACTTCGGCCCGGCGCTCGGGCTCACCGTCCTCGGCGCCGTCCTCCCCGGCACGGCGTTCCTGGCCGCTGGCCGGCGCCGCCTGGGCGCCGCCGTGCTCGTCGTCTTCGGGCTGCTGATGGCCGGCCTGGTGTGGCTCGGCCTCGGCGGCTGGCGGGACGCGATCATGGTGGCCGTCGACTCCACCGCCCTCACCTGGCTGGTCGTCGGGGTGGTCGCGCTCGCGGTGGCCTGGGCGCTGATGGTGGTCGCCGGGTACCTCGTGCTGCGCCCGAGCCGGTTGCGCGCCTGGCAGCAGGCGCTGGGGGCCGGGGTCGTCCTGGCCCTGTGCGCGGGGATCGCCTGGCCGGCCTCCCAGGCGGTCGGCGCCGTCCTGGCCCAGCGGGACCTGGTCGACACGGTCTTCGCCGACCGGGAGAGCGCCACGGTCACCGACCCGGTCGACGACGCCCACCCCTTCGGGGACCGGGAGGAGGTGAACATCCTCCTGCTCGGCGGCGACGGCGGGGACGGGCGCGACGGGGTGCGCACCGACACCGTCATCGTGGCCAACATCCAGACCGGGACCGGCGAGACGACGCTGTTCAGCCTCCCCCGCAACCTGCAGGAGCTGCCCTTCCCCGAGGACAGCCCGCTGCACGAGGTGTGGCCCGACGGGTTCGACGTCGGCAGCGAGAGCGAGAGCCTGCTCAACGCCGTCTACCGCAACGGCCCGGCCTGGTACCCGGACATCCTGGGGCCGACCGACGACCTCGGCGCGGACATGCTCAAGCTGGGCGTCGGCGAGGCCCTCGGGCTGCAGATCGACTACTTCGTGCTGGTCAACCTCGAGGGGTTCAGCCGGCTCGTCGACGCGCTCGGCGGCATCGACGTCAACGTGAACTACTGGGTGCCGGTCAACGGCATCGTCGGTGAGGAGCTCCCCGACGACTACATCGCCCCCGGCCCCGACCAGCACCTCGACGGTCCGCGGGCGCTGGACTTCGCCCGGGGCCGGTACGGGCTGTCGGACTACCAGCGGATGGACCGCCAGCGCTGCGTCATCGACGCGATCGTCGAGGCCGCCGACCCGGTCACCCTGCTGTCCCGGTACCGGGAGCTGGCCGCGACCACCCAGGACATCGTCTCCACCGACATCCCGCAGTCGCTGCTGGACGACGTCGTCGACCTCGCCTTCCTGGTGCAGGACACCGAGATCCGCAGCGTCGTCTTCGACGACACCGTGATCACCCCGGCCTACCCCGACTACGACCGGATCCGCTCGCTGGTGCAGCAGGCGCTGGACCCCGCTCCGGGCGGCGACGCCGGGGACGGTGCCCCGGCGGACGGCGCAGCGGCCAGCACGACGCCGCCGGCGCCGGCCACCGGGTCCGCGGCGCCCAGCTCCTCCGCCGCCTCGACCACGCCGGGCGACCCGGCCGCCGAGGTGGCCGACGCCTGCGCCTACGACCCGGTCCAGGCCCAGGAGGCGCGCGCCGAGGGCAAGCCGCCGACGAAGCGGGGCTGA